Proteins encoded by one window of Halomonas chromatireducens:
- a CDS encoding VOC family protein yields the protein MLSGLDHLVITVTDISRAVDFYSRVLGLEVRYRDRERVDLLLGDVALRLHWTATDIEPRAATPTPGSLDLCLRSLLPLDEVQRHLEALDVEVELGPVDRQGATGPIESLYLRDPDGNLLEISRPLKTASE from the coding sequence ATGCTGTCAGGTCTGGACCACCTGGTCATCACCGTGACCGATATTTCCCGCGCCGTGGACTTCTATTCCCGGGTTTTGGGGCTGGAGGTGCGCTACCGCGACCGTGAGCGCGTCGACCTGCTGCTCGGCGACGTTGCCCTGCGCCTGCACTGGACCGCCACCGACATCGAGCCCCGGGCCGCCACCCCAACGCCGGGGAGCCTCGACCTCTGCTTGCGCAGCCTGCTGCCGCTGGACGAAGTACAGCGACACCTGGAGGCACTGGATGTCGAGGTGGAGCTCGGCCCGGTCGACCGTCAGGGCGCCACCGGCCCCATCGAGTCGCTCTACCTGCGCGACCCGGACGGCAACCTGCTGGAGATCAGCCGTCCGCTGAAGACGGCCAGCGAATAG
- a CDS encoding DUF4870 family protein has translation MTDNLQPDDNRDHRAVTDPGSPDTTIPIVIYALFLAGIISGGLTQLVGVVIAYVYRGKGPHWLDEHYRYHIRTFWMAMLYFAVSGLLTLIMIGFVTWLLAVIWLVIRCVKGLKSLQEKRAPDNVDTWLF, from the coding sequence ATGACCGATAACCTGCAACCTGATGATAACCGTGACCACCGGGCCGTGACCGACCCGGGGTCGCCCGACACCACCATACCCATAGTCATCTATGCGCTGTTTCTTGCCGGCATCATCAGCGGCGGGCTGACGCAGCTGGTCGGTGTGGTGATCGCCTATGTCTACCGCGGCAAGGGGCCTCACTGGCTCGATGAGCATTATCGCTACCATATCCGCACCTTCTGGATGGCGATGCTCTACTTTGCGGTCTCCGGCCTGCTGACGCTGATCATGATCGGCTTCGTCACCTGGCTACTGGCGGTGATCTGGCTGGTGATTCGCTGCGTGAAAGGGCTCAAGAGCCTGCAGGAAAAGCGCGCGCCCGATAATGTGGATACCTGGCTGTTCTGA